agatttttttttttaaggaagatatcacccaacagtgctcagggcttacttctgtgttTTGGGGGTCACTCTAGAGAGTGCTCAAGTacagggggtcaaacccaggcgGGTGGCATATAAGGCGAATTTTTTtcacactgtactctctctctctggctgacGTAGGAAGAGCAGGCCCCGCCAACCCTCCTCTGTAAAGCAGCGAGTCTGCTCACAGAATCCTGGCCAGGCACTTTGCATGTCTGAGCCTCAGTGTTCCTCATCTGAAAATTGGGGAGAAGTGTCTCCCTCCTCTCACACATTCCCAAGGACCTGTACTGTGACTTGCACATGGGCTAAGCGCCACACTCTCCTGGAGCCCTTTCTAAGCCCCTGATGTTATCCTGGTCCTTTCTCACAGGGGGGATCCGAAGAGCAGCAGGGTCAGGATTCCCAAGTGCCCAGCCAGTGCCTGAAACTATTAACAATATTccaaaggggccagaaagatagcacagtaggtagggtgtttgccttgaacacagctgacctggtttacTCTGGAATCCTATAGGGtctcagagcactgtcaggagtaattcctgagtacagagccaggagtaacctctgagcattgccgggtgggGCCCCCCAATCcaaacaaatatttaagaaaacctTCCAGACTCAGATGGCATCTCTTACTCTCCTGGGGAAGAGAAGGGGCAACATTTGAACGACTCGAGCATTCCCCTTTTCTGCAAGTCCCCCAGGTCCCAGCCACCCCAACCCCAACACTGACCTGGCAGGTCCCTCTCGACTCTAACCTGGCTCCCTCTTGCTGCTGTTGAGGGAACAGGGAGCCCCCTCACCTCTCTGCAGGGCTTGGCCTGAAGAAGAAGCCACGTCTGGAACTTGCACTGGGCATTGCGGGCAGCTGCCCGACTCGCTGGCCCAGGGCCCAGAAGTGTATATAGATGTACTGGTCCAAGTTCACTGTCACCTGTGGAGGGAAGTGGGGGAGGCAGGCTACTGGATGGGAGGCTCCTGAGGTGATCCCTACCCCTACATTTCCCAGAATCATCATcatcccccaagtctgctggcTCCTGTCCCTTTACAGCCCAATCACTTCCTGatgccctttttgtttgtttctggaacacattgggccagtgctcagggctgactcccagatctgtgctcaagcatcactcctggggggaatttaggggaccatgtgggatgctgggggttgaacccgggtcagctatatgcaaggcaagcaccctctctgtTGTTATCTCCCAGCCCcccatagttatttttattaggCCCCTGGTGCAGAGCTGTTCTTGGCCCtgtctgggggaccatgtggtgtgggGACTGAAGCCAAAACCTCATACTggcaaatactctaccgctgAGCCACATCCTTGGTCCCAATTTTGGTGCTTTTATTAAAATCCTGCTTTGAAGAAGAATTTTTGGCGCTATTTATATTATTCTAACTTCCGGTCGACAGCAAGATCCGAAGGAGAGCTgtatcttgctttatttttacaACACACAGCAGGGAAGTGGCCAAAAATGAGAGGTGCCTTATTTGAACTCCCCAAAGGGAATGAGGGCCCAAGGTTTTGGACTATTCCTCCCAGCAGCCTCTGTCTGATCTGCACTACAACTCCCAGCAATCCCTGTGTTCTGGACTACAACTCCCAGAAGTCTATGCCTCGTTTTCTCCCTCCCAGGGCTTCACCTCTGCCCTAGGGGGTTTCTGGGAGTCTGAGTACCTGGACCTCATCCTGGGGGTGGTGGACCACCAGTGCATAGGCCAAGGTGTCCTCGGACAGCTGGGAGAAGTTGGCCTGGTCCAGCAGGGGCCCCAGAGCCCGAAGCACCTCTTTCTCGTTGGCCAGACGCTGGGGGTCAGTGAGCGAAGGTTCATGGAGGGTGTCCCTGTCAGGATTGATGGGGTCATACAGGACCTAAGACAGAGAGCAGGAGAGGGGCTGAGATCAGAGAGGAGCAGCTGTGGACGACCATCATGCTGGTTCTGCAGGGCCTTGCAAGCCCGaaaactagggttcaatccctggcatcccatatggtcccccaagtaataccaggagtgattcctgagtgcagagccagtaagccttgagtacctctggatgtggcgcaaaaaacaaaaagaaataaataaataatcttctGAAACAAGCTCCCCTTTGGGAAGTTAACAACATCCCCCCCCCACATACACTGGACTCTGGCCTCCCAACACCCCCATTTCTCTGATCTCGAGTCTGGGAACTTGTCTTCCATCTCTACTAATCCTCATgaccatcttttttgttttgttttgttttgtttttttgttttgtttttgggccacacccggcgttgctcaggggttactcctggctgtctgctcagaaatagctcctggcaggcacggggaaccatatgggacactgggattcgaaccaaccacctttggtcctggatcagctgcttgcaaggcaaacaccgctgtgttatctctccgggccctcctcatGACCATCTTAATCTTTCCAAAGCGGGTAACACCCAGGGTGAGATGGTGTAAGGGGGTGGCACTCTCTATCTGTTCCCTAAAAGGATGTACACACCCAGAAGCActgagtcatttttattttattttttttttttcctgggtttgggtgacacacccagtggtacacaaggtttactcctgactctctcctcagggatcattcctgttggtacccaggggaccatatggggtattgagGACTGAACCCCAATCGACCATGTACAAATCAAGTTTCCTGCCTACTgtcccatctctccagccccttgagtaattttgttcttttctgaaaagggggTGACAGGCCACATGAGTTTGGGAACCCCTAATCTTGGGTCTCTGAGGATGGCTGATCAATCTAGACTTTCTCTTGAACCTCACCTTCTCCATCTTTTGGGGCTAGATAGATAGTGCAGGGGTGGAAAACCCTTGTACCCCACTGAACCCCATTCAAACCTTAGCACTGCAAatgggtcccctgagtacctccaggggttgctcctgagcaCTAAGCCAAGAAGGTCCTGGGACCCCCACTAGGAATGCCCCACTTGAAAAAATCCCAAACTAGATCTTCCCTGTGTGGGTCTCTAACCCAGCAAGTCCAATATCCTCCCAGGGGTCCCTGAGTTACTGGAAGTACCTCTAAAGTCTAGAACAACCACCCCTGTACCAGGAGCCAATCATACAGCAGCCAACTCCATCCTCACTCAGTCAAAGCCAAAGCCTACCAGACAGGCACAGGCACAATTCACCCCACTTTCTCCTTGCCCTCCTCTTGGTccctctttttttataattatctttatttaaacatcgtgattacaaatatgattatagttgtatgattagagtcatgtaaagaacaccccccttcaccagtgcaacattcccaccaccaatttcccagatctccctcctccctacacccccatacctgtactctagacaggctttctacttccctcattcattcacattgttatgatagttttcagtgtagtcatctctccaactgcactcatcactctatgtgatgagcttcatgtcatcagctgcacctaccagtccacatctcttttgtctctgagatactgttaaaaatgtctttcatttttcataaagctcatagatgaatgaaaccattctgcgtttggtccccttttttttttctttcactctctcatcTCTAGGGGATGCCAAGGCTATTCGACCCTTTATTCCAACTCTTTCAATCTAGCTCTCCCCTCTGTTTCTTCCTTCACTGTTTCcaaaaaaaacatacatacatatcagATTCACTCCCTGCTTCACCACTGCCTGAAATCACCCGCCACCTCCTCAAGGAAGCCATCCCTGACTAAATAACTTAGGGCCTCGCCATCTCCATTTCACTCTATACTCAACTTCGTGATTCTTCCTAGTACTTAGCACCCGGGGGGGTGTCAGGCTCTCTATGTGGTGATTTATTGACTGGAAAATCAGTGCCTTACAGGCTTGGTTTTATTAGTCCTAGCAGGGTAATGTCCCCAATGTTTGTAACAATGAATTCGAGAATGTCTGTGAAGTGAACAGAGGAGTAAGCAGGCATATGGGGAACTGTACGGGGAGATGAGGGGGGTGGGTGTCCTTACCTGCAGTTCAGCCAGGACATGGTGGTAGTGAAAGAGAGTACAGAAGTCCACACGGGCTGAGAATTCCTCCAAAGCTGCCTtctgtgtggggctggagtgaaaatCCTGAAAGTGGGAAGAAATGCCTCCCTTTAATTTAGGGGTTTTACTTGCGGGGGTGGGAATGGGGCAGAGTTTTGGCCAaagtcttggggggggggtcatatccattggcattcaggtattactcctggctcttcgctcagaaatcactcctgggaggcacgggggaccatatgggatgtcgggatttgaaccactgtccgtcctggattggctgcttgcaaggcaaacgccctaccgctatgctatctctccagcctttgggctacagtcttactcctggctctgcactcacagattactcctggcagagtcaggggaccatctggagtgctgaggattgaacctgtattagctgtatgcagggcaagtgctctacacactggactatctctatggccctgctcaacctttctggttttgttttggttttgtttggttggttggttttaagaccatacccagtggccttaacaaaaaaaaaaaattttttttttttgtttttggatcacacctggcagtgctcatgggttactcctggctctgtgatcagaaactACTCcctacagcggtagggcatttgccttgaagatgggactgacccaggttcactccctggcatcccatatgatcccctgagcctgccaggagcaatttctgagcagagccaggagtaacccctgaccattgtcaggtgtggccccaaaatagaaaggaaaaaatgaaattatttctgacaggctcagagaaccatatgggctgccggggattgaatctcggtcagctgtgtgcaaggaaatcaCCTTTCtcgctgtgcaatcactctggcacCCCAGCCCTTCTATTTAGGCCCCACTCCTTCCTCTCATGGGGAGAAAGTCTTTCCCCAACAGCCCTTACAGTCATGATCTGGATCTGAAGAACTAGACTAGCAGGTAAGATGTGTGGCCTTGTGTAAGgcagacccggatttgatccctgatactgcagaggatcccctgagccctgccacaaGTGATTCTCCTGAGCGGCTatattttagtgtgtgtgtgtgtgtgtgtgtgtgtgtgtgtgtgtgtgtgtgtgtgtgtgtgcgtgcaagaattgaacccaaggccAATCCACAGGAAGTACATCCTCTTGGGGCCCCGGTAGCagggagggtgtctgccttgcacactgatgacccgggttcaatccccaacatttcatgtggaccccctaagcaccaccaggaatgattcctgagtgcagagccaagagtaacccttaagcatcgctgggtgtggcccctacccttccaataaattaaataaaaatgaaagtacatGGTCCAGAGCACAGAGttcttttgctttaatttttgttctctttaatttcctttgggacaaaaaaaaagacataaaattaagcatatatgtatattaattagTGCTGTGAGGCATTAATTAACCCAGCAGTTGTCAGGGGCATCACAGAGCCAGAGATTAAACTTAAACTCAGTGTCTTACATACAATAGGCTTGTAGGACTAtccctgaaatttttttattgaggtagagaagtcacacctggcagtgctcagggctgacacctggctcctgttcagggatcattcccagcagtgctcagaaaatcgTATGCGGGGcctggaagatagcacagcagtgtttgccttgcaagcagctgacccaggaccaaaggtggttggttcgaatcccggtgtcccatatggtcccccgtgcctgccaggagctatttctgagcagatagccaggagtaacccctgagcactgccgggtgtggcccaaaaacaaaacaaaacaaacaaaaaaaaaacaaaaacaaaaaaaaaacaaaaaaacaaaaaaaaacaaaaaaaaaaaaagaaaaagaaaatcgtATGCAGTACCTGCCACATGGAAGAcatgcaccttacctgctgtactatttatctctGGCTCTCAgctttatgtatttgtttatttattatcattattatttgggtttttgaatcatatctggtagtgctcagggaccactcctagaagtgcttaggGATTCATTTGTGGTATAatggattgagcccaggtcagtcacatgcaaagcaagcaccctccctgctgtactatctttctggttctttattcagtctttttggttttgggtcacacctagcagtgcgcagggcttactcctaaattTGCAtccagagatcattcttggtggagcttgggggaccctggAAGTGCAGGGGTTCAAACCTAAGTCCAGGGCCTTAACTCCcttgactatctctccagcctcttatcAATCAGCTTAAtaggaatattcttttttaaaaatttactggaGACTGGTCCAAtgacagtggtttatcagaacttattaacgttagtgtCACAAAAGTAGATATGTAAAccaccccccactgctcaatttgactggcttaaaaaattTACTGGAGttaaatatagttatattaaTGTATTGACAGTATTGCTGACACTTATAGCTCTGATATACTCAGTGATTTCACCAGAAAACCCCATGCAGAAAACCCCATGCCCCATGCTTCCCAGACtactactttgttttatttttgttcggGGCCAACCCTGAGCccatgttcaggacttactcctgactctgcactccgaCATCTCTCCTGGAGAGGTCGGAGAACCAtagtgggtgctggggatcgaacctgggtcgcaTGTAAAGTaaaaaggcaaactccctccctaaTGCCCTGTTGCTCTGGGCACCTCTAGTCTCTTTCTTATGTTGTCGTTTGGTTTGAGAGTCACATTCCGCTATGCTGAGGGCTCACTGCTGCATTCTCGGGGGAACTTATGTGATCCCAGAATCACCCAACCCCGGTgggccggccacatgcaagggcgAGCTCCATCAACACTACGCCATCCTCCACGGTTTTCTAACGGAGGCCGTTCGGAACTACAATTCCCAAGAGGAACTGGGCACCGAGCATAATAGCGTTTAGGGGGCCTGCTGCCGCAATGCCTGCCGGGAGTTGTAGTCCCGGGGCGCCTGGTCCCTGGACCCTGGACCCGCGCGCGCGGTACCTGTATCAGGAGGTGGAGCAGTTGCTCCTTGGAGAATGGAATGAAACGTTCGCGGTACTGCTGGGCCCAATCGCGGGGCTCCGTGGGGCTCCAAAGCTTGCGGTACACCCCGATCTTGGTTGCCAACGACGACAGGGCCCGGGGAGGCCCGAGGAGCGCGCTGGGCAACAGGGGCCATGCTCGGACCCTGGATCCCCAAACCTCCCGAGTCACGTGCAGCAGCATGGCCCGCTCCTTTCCCCAGAGCCTAGACGAGGGAAATGGCCAGGGGTCAAGCGCTCTTCGGGGGCATCATCAGCGGCCTCTGCACGTTTGCAGTCTGCAGGGGGGCGTGCATAGCCCGATCTGGGCGTCAAGCCCATCCACCCACCTCGCAGCCCCTTTTGCAAGTCCCCCCTACAATGCCCAATGGATCAGAGTTCCAAGTAGGGGGGTGAAGGGGGGGTCCCAGATCTTGATCCTGGGGTGTGTCATGGGCATATGGATCCTGGAATGGTTTCTGCGGGATTGGGCGGCGAGGCGGATCTCAGAAACGTACTGAATGCTCCAAAAAAGCCACTTAGGGGTGCAGAGCCCGCCCTCCCGGGCCATGCAAGCCCCCGCCCGCTCCCTCACCTTAGCCAAAGCTTGATTGTCATTGAACCTCCTGCGCGTGCGCATTCGGCTACAATTGACAGCACGACGCAGGCGCAGAACCTGAGTCACTGCGGGCTGCCCCGTCGTCGACCGCCAGCTTAATACGCATGCGCAGTGTCTGCTCCGCCGGGCCCGCGGCTCGGACTTCGGCGCAAGCGCAGTGGGAATGTCTCCTTGTTCACGCGTCTCAAAGAGAAAGGGGCGGAACTCTCGGGAGGCCCGGGAAGGGGCGGGGCTCGCGCGCACCGCCGCCAACGGCCGGCGGCCTAACGTCCGCGGAGGCCACGCCCCCGCGCCTGGCGCTTCCCGAGGGGGCGGGGCTCCTGCATGGGGCGGGGCTTGGGAGCAGCCAATCAGCGGCGGAGGAGCGAAAAAAGCGGGAAAACGCGGAAGGCGAAGAGCAAGGTGGCGACAGGGCGCGGGAAGGGAGGGCGCGGTAGGGAGAAGGGCCCCCCATGGAATCAGCATCCATCCCCAGAGGAGGGGTGGCGGATTCGCAGGCAGAGCCCCGACGCAGCCCCGTCACCCCTATTCCAGGTCTTTAAGGGAAAGATTTCGATGCCTTAGGGACAGCTCTGCCTCCCCCCATATCTGACCCCCCAAAATTTGAGGGAATGCACTGGAGCACCCAAAGATGAAGCTAGATTCTAGCAAGAGGTCCATCGTCTATGGAGACACCCCCAAATCACGAGGGAGGCACCCCATCATGTACCCCTGAGGATCCTGGGGCCTCCATTAGGGTTCCCCAATGTCACCCCCAGTCCTGGAGGAGATCCCTCAggttcagattttttttcaagCCCCTCGTTACCTGGGAGGTGTGTCCTCAAAGAGAACACTGTCTCTGGGGTCCTCCGagctcttaatatttattttattttatttttcgtgttttggggccacacccaatgacgctcagggattactcctgactctttgctcagaaatcgctcctggcttaggggaccataggggacgccgggggatcgaaccacagtccgtcctagactagcccaggcaaggcagatgccttaccgctttcgccactgctccagcccctattttgttttgttttgttttgttttctagtttttgggtcacacccggcagctctcaggggtcactcctggctctgcgctcagaaatcgcccctggcaggctcgggggaccaaatgggataccagggatttaaCCAGAGTCTGTCCCGcatcagcgtgcaaggcaaacgccttactgctgtgctatatcactccagccctccagcTTTTATGTTAAGGATGGGATGCCCCAGATGTTcctgctctggcccccctcaCTCTGTGACCCCCAGCAaccctctggcccccaaacccctTCAGTGTACATTCCTGACTCCTGGCTTCTACAGCAGACCCTGAACCCATGCCCCCACTTTCTCAGACCCCATGAGCCCCTTGGCCCTCTGGACCAATTTCTGGAATCTTAGGAACACCCTTAGCCTGCATGCTAGCTCCCAGGACCCTCAACAATCTCAACCTACACCTCATCTCCGGGACAGCACCCCGACCCCATTCCAGACTCCCTGAACTCCCCCCGACTGAGATCCCTTAACTCATCTATTCCTCGGATGAACCCCTCACAGAACCCTCAAACCATCCCCTCTAATCTGGGTAGCTCTGGGAACCTGCCTGTCCCCCATTTGCACTTCCAGCATTCACCATCTTGTCTTACAGCAACAGAGCAGGGTAGGTCTGGAGTAGCTGGACAGTGAAATCCAGCACCGCACCCCTCATTTTTGCTGCCGTCTTTTAGGGTCCAGAAGCAAAGCCTCCACCATGCACATCCCCGAAAGCCTCCAGGATCTGGCTAACAGTGAGACCGTGCAATTCCTGAAGAAACCAAAGACTGTCGGGCGCATCATAGCAGGGGTGAGGTCTTCCTGTGCACCTGCTGCCCCGTGGGTGACAAGACTCAGGACACAGTGCTCATCTCCTTGAGAAATTATGGGAGGCAGGAAAAGGCCCGTTGGGGATAgtaaaagtggggggggggaactgGAGACAAAAGTCACCTTTCCTGAGCATCTAAGTGTAAGCCTTGCGCTATTTGATTGCCTATTTAACTCTCCTATGGGAAACaggcttttttctttgttttgttttgttttggagtcatacctggcagtgctcaggggttactcctggctctgcattcagaaattatacctggcagactcaggggacatcctgggtcagtcgcagtcaaggcaaatgtcctgctgctgtgctatctcttcagcccaggaAAGAGGCTCTTTGAGTTTTCAGGCTGTGAGTCCTGTTTTGAGGGCTCAGAAAATTGagctagggggctggagagataggacaggggatAATAAGGTGTttgctagtttttttgtttgtgtttcacacccagcagtgctcaggggttactcctgacaggctcaagggaccatatgggatactggggatggaacccgggtcagctgtatgcaaggcaaatgccctactcttgtgctaacactccagcccccactttctttccttcatgGCTGAAAGTTCCTCTGAACAACagtgttcttttgggggggggtcacacctggcggcaatcagaggttacacctgactctttgctcagaaatcactcctggtaggcttgggggactatatgggatgccggaatcaaatCGGGGTCCGTCCacggttggccacgtgcaaggcaaatagcctacagctgtgctatcactccagttcgacatgttctttttgtctgtttgttttgtgttttgtttggggacacacctggcaatgctcaagggctactcctagcagtggtccagggactatataggatccAAACTCAGCCTGATCACCCACATGCCGGGCAAGCGCCCTTGACATCATTCTCTAGGGTCTCCCATAAGAAGCAAGGGTTGAGGGAGAAAGTTAGTACAgcgggtaaagcacttgtctcaTACTCAGTagtgccaggtttgatccccgatacTATAAATGATCCCATGAGCACCTTCtcttgagtgatccctgaacactgcccagtgtgacccaaaaatcaaaacagaagcaGAGTCGGGATTGAAACTGGTCTTAGCTCATTCGGCTTCTCTGGAACATTCCTGCCTGAGGAATGGGAACCAATTCTCTGTGAGATCTACATTGTATTCCCATGACCAaatgggaaactgaggcccagatgGTGAAATTATGTTGTGATTACAGCAGCTTGAAccctgggccttctgcatgctagCCATGAGacttaccactgagccacaccgCCTTCCCCCTgccctcttttggggggggttgggttttggggtcacacacatagtgctcaagggttactcctggttctgtgctcagaaatcactcctggcaggctcgggggaccacatgggatgcagggaatggaaccggggtctgtccagggttggccacgtgcaaagcaaatgcccttcgtGCTGTgatgtcactccagccccaccccaacccccagtCCTGAATGAGGAGGCTCTGCAGCAGTGGGGTGCCTGCCGTGTTGCCCAGGGTCTCCTTGGCAGGTTTCTAGTCCAATttaccctctctccctcttctagAACCTTCTGAGAGGGTTC
This window of the Suncus etruscus isolate mSunEtr1 chromosome 14, mSunEtr1.pri.cur, whole genome shotgun sequence genome carries:
- the TMEM143 gene encoding transmembrane protein 143, encoding MRIKLAVDDGAARSDSGSAPASCCQLLWGKERAMLLHVTREVWGSRVRAWPLLPSALLGPPRALSSLATKIGVYRKLWSPTEPRDWAQQYRERFIPFSKEQLLHLLIQDFHSSPTQKAALEEFSARVDFCTLFHYHHVLAELQVLYDPINPDRDTLHEPSLTDPQRLANEKEVLRALGPLLDQANFSQLSEDTLAYALVVHHPQDEVQVTVNLDQYIYIHFWALGQRVGQLPAMPSASSRRGFFFRPSPAERRYFKRVVLAARTRQGRLVLKSFKDTPLEGLELLLPALKVRTSGLQRALLNLMLLGSGAALFVNVAMVALSDLKVATSLLLLLFAAVMGLRASKVFGQRRNAQALELAHMLYYRSTSNNAELLCALARRAQDEHAKEALLAHSFLERRPPGLSPRPEETSRWLQSEVENWLLTQSGFEVTFNGARALAHLQALASTGGVPPPPGCPTLDPLATTIPRGSAASGSDHPGQKSLAPDPPDHLVGH